The following proteins are co-located in the Eubalaena glacialis isolate mEubGla1 chromosome 14, mEubGla1.1.hap2.+ XY, whole genome shotgun sequence genome:
- the PDCL3 gene encoding phosducin-like protein 3, with the protein MQDPNADTEWNDILRKKGILPSKESLKDLEKQAEEEEQRVLQPSIVKTYEDMTLEELEDNEDEFNEEDERAVAMYRQQRLAEWKATQLKNKFGEVLEISGKDYVQEVTKAGEGLWVILHLYRQGIPLCALINQHFSGLARKFPDVKFIRAISTTCIPNYPDRNLPTIFVYLEGDIKAQFIGPLVFGGMNLTMNELEWKLSESGAIKTSLEENPKKPIADVLLSSVLCPVPARRGSDSEDD; encoded by the exons ATGCAG GACCCCAATGCAGATACCGAGTGGAATGACATCTTACGCAAAAAGGGCATCTTGCCCTCGAAGGAGAGTTTGAAGGATCTGGAGAAGCAGGCAGAAGAGGAGGAGCAGCGGGTCCTTCAGCCGTCCATTG TGAAAACTTATGAAGACATGACTTTGGAAGAACTGGAGGATAATGAAGACGAATTTAATGAGGAAGACGAACGTGCAGTTGCAATGTACAG GCAGCAAAGACTGGCCGAGTGGAAAGCAACccaactgaagaataaatttGGAGAAGTTTTGGAAATCTCAGGAAAGGATTATGTTCAAGAAGTTACCAAAGCCGGTGAGGGCTTGTGGGTCATCTTGCACCTTTACAGACAAGG gATTCCCCTCTGTGCCCTGATAAATCAGCACTTTAGTGGACTTGCCAGGAAGTTTCCTGATGTCAAATTTATCAGAGCCATTTCAACCACCTGCATACCCAACTATCCTGATAGGAATCTGCCCACAATATTTGTGTACCTTGAAGGTGATATCAAGGCTCAATTTATTGGACCTCTGGTGTTTGGTGGCATGAACCTGACAATGAATG AGTTGGAGTGGAAATTGTCTGAGTCTGGAGCAATCAAGACAAGCCTGGAGGAAAACCCTAAGAAACCCATAGCAGATGTGCTGCTTTCGTCCGTGCTGTGCCCCGTCCCTGCCAGGAGGGGCAGTGATTCCGAGGATGACTAA